The Pyrococcus kukulkanii genome contains a region encoding:
- a CDS encoding glycosyltransferase family 39 protein, translating to MKRIRADLIWLLFLAFVVNFMIIYGRKMPVGGNGGDTIIHMGMIRGIYLGRNPFLDQHYNVYPNWYPFLYHSLIAILSKLTGVSIWNLMIWTPLVFAMLMVASWYLLGQELNKDYGGSLLGALSFLIMKSQLFPNPKALIPIFLPLFYLEILEYQKNERNRHLVYAGILLGLMLWSHYGVALPILVGVSLYSLLRSFRGEKAWLYVPLVAGIAFFPFVVNIAFNIEPGSSLMVEGGWLGDLSLSSTIKRVLPPVWGMVLMSLAFVVEYKNNEDTFWHFIFFVVGIMLIVNILPSIMFLTTGMKIFSSRFSIPLHYTYLLLYFYGIASIIDLITPRKLVVYGVSAILLAYGSLSFVHYNFHNSTTLYASSTYTYKDFEDLAGNYTKGLVKVSEWINENTQKDDYLIGHPYTLEWIAGFTGRPVVAVSYGHGNPFLNMKQRRQDIREFFTDPEKRLEIIEKYGIKYVILDPYAEENYNVTVQDFREDFEIVFQWWKFYILEIKEYQDSN from the coding sequence ATGAAAAGAATAAGGGCTGATTTAATTTGGCTCTTATTCCTTGCATTTGTTGTTAACTTTATGATTATCTACGGTCGGAAAATGCCTGTTGGAGGGAATGGTGGAGATACGATAATCCATATGGGCATGATTAGAGGTATCTACCTCGGCAGAAATCCATTTCTAGATCAGCATTATAATGTCTATCCAAACTGGTACCCCTTCCTGTACCACTCTTTGATAGCAATTCTCTCAAAGCTTACAGGCGTTTCTATCTGGAACCTCATGATCTGGACTCCCCTAGTTTTTGCCATGCTAATGGTAGCATCATGGTACCTGCTTGGGCAAGAACTAAACAAAGATTATGGTGGCTCATTATTGGGCGCTCTCTCCTTTCTCATAATGAAATCGCAACTTTTTCCAAATCCTAAAGCTTTAATTCCGATATTTCTCCCACTATTTTACCTGGAAATTCTTGAATATCAGAAAAATGAAAGGAATAGACATTTGGTATATGCAGGTATCCTCTTAGGGTTAATGTTATGGAGTCACTATGGAGTAGCTTTGCCTATTCTTGTTGGAGTTTCCTTGTACTCCCTCCTTAGAAGTTTTAGAGGGGAGAAAGCATGGCTATATGTCCCTCTTGTGGCAGGGATAGCATTCTTCCCATTTGTTGTCAATATAGCCTTCAACATTGAACCTGGATCTTCTTTGATGGTGGAAGGAGGATGGTTAGGTGATCTTTCCTTATCCAGCACAATCAAAAGGGTTCTTCCTCCAGTTTGGGGGATGGTCTTGATGTCTCTAGCTTTCGTTGTGGAGTATAAAAACAACGAAGATACATTTTGGCATTTTATTTTCTTCGTTGTTGGCATAATGCTAATAGTTAACATCCTTCCTTCCATTATGTTTCTCACTACTGGAATGAAAATCTTCTCATCTCGATTTAGCATTCCCCTCCATTATACATACCTGTTGTTGTACTTTTACGGAATCGCGAGTATAATCGACTTGATTACCCCAAGAAAGCTCGTTGTTTATGGAGTCTCAGCAATATTACTTGCCTACGGCTCATTGTCATTTGTCCATTATAACTTTCATAATTCAACTACCCTTTATGCTTCTTCAACATATACGTACAAGGATTTTGAGGATTTAGCAGGCAACTATACAAAGGGCCTTGTAAAAGTCTCTGAATGGATAAATGAGAATACACAAAAAGACGACTATCTAATTGGTCATCCTTATACTCTTGAATGGATTGCAGGTTTTACTGGTCGACCTGTTGTTGCTGTCTCCTATGGACATGGGAATCCCTTCCTAAATATGAAGCAAAGGAGACAAGATATCAGAGAGTTTTTCACTGATCCAGAAAAGAGACTTGAAATTATCGAGAAGTACGGAATTAAGTACGTTATTTTGGATCCTTATGCAGAAGAAAACTATAATGTTACTGTCCAGGACTTTAGAGAAGACTTTGAAATTGTATTCCAATGGTGGAAGTTCTATATCCTGGAAATAAAAGAATACCAGGATTCTAATTAA
- a CDS encoding COG1361 family protein, translated as MRKLSVIIALLVVLATVSVAVREVRADIVVESIDFVGLVDGEYQNSTSATEWIKVWNFSVYHYCSHGGGVTVTVSSDMDTQATVLEFRTGSGYWQGMIAVYDEPIPYYKNASLKVTFSVSGNNYGVGALVVTKSGGKYAVIHFYGKDDGHNNNNVVSSYPGATTIVTEDLQTGEFVFNPVQDLINANVSITPDEVDFIKFFVETKVEGHYNAKTTFTLVKVEVLAPSGVITFDLNDALSGQSLNSVTVREGDQVLGTINSGDSIELPKGQHTLVFEKQGYWSVTKTIDVQGDTSITVEMYPSTAAFLFKNFPEQIKIPENTIYELQFTLSPITTEASYNTYLSLSGLSNVIEVRKDGSVISEENGKYYLGDISGDTQISIKFKAGSVGTHSFTITITSNDAIMSKTYTTQKQVVYQVEPLPFTLQMPSEFQVGKNELRISESSGNSIMITAILKDSQGIEVWSDSHAFGPYEAYSFNVNIPSEGKYTLELQFNGQTAVFDITVNPSITLVTKQVSVSKGGEGSITLHFRNPSDSVMYYTIVVSGGFLANEINKTISLAPLSEKDVSIAFAVPKDLTYDAYELKVEVLQGNSTVFQDKVAVIITESGGFSLPIGGTSSSSWIWILAGLLIVGGIIAILRR; from the coding sequence ATGAGAAAGTTAAGCGTTATTATAGCTCTATTGGTTGTTTTAGCGACGGTCAGTGTTGCAGTGAGGGAAGTAAGGGCAGACATTGTTGTAGAGAGCATAGACTTTGTTGGTCTTGTTGATGGGGAGTATCAGAATTCAACTTCAGCGACGGAATGGATAAAGGTCTGGAATTTCTCAGTGTATCACTATTGTAGTCATGGCGGTGGGGTAACTGTAACGGTATCTAGTGATATGGACACTCAAGCTACTGTTTTGGAGTTTAGAACTGGTTCTGGCTATTGGCAGGGAATGATTGCTGTTTATGATGAACCAATACCCTACTACAAAAATGCAAGTCTTAAGGTTACTTTCTCGGTGTCTGGAAATAACTATGGTGTCGGTGCTCTAGTAGTTACGAAATCTGGAGGAAAATATGCAGTAATTCACTTTTATGGGAAGGATGATGGACATAACAATAATAATGTAGTTTCCTCATATCCTGGAGCGACTACGATTGTAACAGAGGACTTACAAACTGGAGAGTTCGTCTTTAACCCCGTCCAGGACTTAATAAATGCAAATGTTTCTATAACCCCTGATGAGGTTGATTTCATAAAATTCTTCGTTGAAACTAAGGTTGAAGGTCATTACAACGCTAAAACTACGTTTACCCTAGTGAAAGTTGAAGTGTTAGCCCCCTCGGGTGTCATAACTTTTGACCTTAATGATGCTTTAAGTGGCCAGTCCCTTAATTCAGTAACAGTCCGCGAAGGAGATCAAGTTCTCGGCACGATAAATTCAGGAGACAGCATTGAACTCCCCAAGGGGCAACACACACTTGTGTTTGAAAAGCAGGGCTACTGGAGCGTCACTAAAACAATAGACGTCCAGGGTGACACAAGCATAACAGTAGAAATGTATCCCTCTACAGCAGCATTTCTGTTCAAGAACTTCCCTGAGCAAATCAAGATACCAGAGAACACGATTTACGAATTACAGTTTACATTAAGCCCCATAACGACAGAAGCCAGCTATAACACCTACTTGAGCCTTTCAGGGCTTTCTAATGTGATAGAAGTAAGAAAAGATGGTTCAGTGATATCCGAAGAGAACGGGAAATATTATTTGGGCGATATCTCGGGAGATACGCAAATTAGCATAAAGTTCAAGGCTGGAAGTGTTGGAACTCACTCCTTTACGATCACGATAACCTCGAATGACGCCATTATGTCAAAAACATACACGACTCAGAAACAAGTTGTCTATCAAGTAGAGCCGTTGCCATTTACGCTCCAGATGCCTTCTGAGTTCCAAGTTGGGAAGAATGAGTTGAGGATTTCTGAGAGCTCTGGAAATAGTATCATGATAACAGCGATACTAAAAGATAGTCAAGGCATTGAAGTCTGGAGTGATTCTCACGCATTTGGTCCCTATGAGGCATACTCATTCAATGTAAACATTCCAAGCGAGGGCAAGTACACGCTTGAACTACAATTCAACGGGCAGACGGCAGTTTTCGACATAACGGTAAACCCAAGCATTACCTTGGTCACGAAACAGGTAAGCGTTAGCAAGGGTGGTGAGGGTTCAATAACCCTCCACTTCAGGAACCCAAGCGATTCCGTAATGTACTATACAATAGTAGTTAGTGGAGGCTTCCTGGCTAATGAGATCAACAAGACGATATCACTCGCACCACTAAGTGAGAAAGACGTTAGCATAGCCTTCGCTGTGCCAAAAGACCTAACATATGATGCATATGAGTTGAAAGTTGAAGTACTCCAAGGAAACTCAACCGTGTTCCAGGACAAAGTTGCAGTAATCATAACAGAATCAGGAGGATTCAGCCTCCCAATTGGCGGTACTTCTTCATCATCCTGGATATGGATCCTGGCAGGCCTCCTCATTGTGGGAGGAATAATAGCAATTCTGAGGAGGTGA
- a CDS encoding t26-9p → MNTSEIITQLQNFATQHPYIALGAILLLIGALIRGKTAFVFYILGALALIKAFGLFDTFVSFLKQVPGMIKDLASVFGGG, encoded by the coding sequence ATGAATACTAGCGAGATTATCACCCAACTTCAGAATTTTGCAACACAACACCCCTACATTGCCCTTGGAGCAATACTCCTCCTCATAGGAGCCCTAATCAGAGGAAAAACAGCATTTGTATTTTACATACTTGGGGCCCTTGCATTGATTAAAGCGTTTGGATTATTCGATACTTTCGTTTCTTTCCTAAAACAAGTCCCTGGAATGATTAAAGACCTAGCAAGCGTATTTGGGGGTGGTTAG
- a CDS encoding ATP-binding protein, producing MGVEIYIGKNSEKEKRYIELKENEANHITFLGPSGSGKTTVMRALAEEIFEKVPGALVIVVEQKFDKNKVKDLNDFIKKVARVKGRDYVKEKYGEVLNYLIKVANDGIKYGKMGDFAFGWPNYPFSIIPASENDKHSILSYHGLHPKKFPVKRIVFRPVRDIDAIERDNNCEVVEGKIRYKDIDFSFIEKIAQINRNTIYGRIIRQAWDLEGLRDPKLLENFAEEWERKYRPNSNSPSTTYLSIMEVAELLKKDRLLNKDKDFTSELTTDKIIVIDFSANSELYGEEEAWIIKHLVDYIVTKFVRFRNTPVFMLFDEIQNILQYHYGRLAIEKLHREGRSNWVNIIAGTQYMYGLPAFLIYGAAHIGIVGRIASADDEALLSKVIRDFHRIKEPRAKTFDDYRKLKPQLKGRGWFSFDKMYTERMYFRPPQSL from the coding sequence TTGGGAGTAGAAATCTACATAGGGAAGAATTCAGAAAAAGAAAAGAGGTATATTGAGTTGAAGGAAAATGAGGCCAACCACATTACTTTTCTCGGCCCAAGTGGAAGTGGCAAGACCACAGTAATGAGGGCCCTAGCAGAAGAGATATTCGAAAAAGTCCCTGGAGCCCTAGTAATAGTAGTAGAGCAGAAATTCGACAAGAACAAGGTGAAAGACCTCAATGACTTCATTAAAAAAGTGGCAAGAGTAAAGGGCAGGGACTATGTGAAAGAGAAGTATGGAGAAGTTCTCAACTACCTAATAAAAGTTGCAAACGACGGAATAAAATACGGGAAAATGGGAGACTTCGCCTTCGGCTGGCCAAACTACCCCTTCTCAATAATTCCAGCATCAGAGAATGACAAACACAGCATCCTAAGCTACCACGGATTACACCCAAAGAAGTTTCCAGTAAAAAGAATAGTCTTCAGGCCAGTGAGAGATATAGATGCAATCGAGAGAGACAACAACTGCGAAGTTGTAGAGGGCAAAATAAGGTACAAAGACATAGACTTCTCATTCATCGAAAAAATCGCTCAAATAAACAGGAATACAATCTACGGGAGAATCATTAGGCAAGCATGGGATCTCGAAGGGCTAAGGGATCCAAAACTGCTTGAGAATTTTGCCGAAGAGTGGGAGAGAAAATACCGCCCAAACTCCAACAGCCCAAGCACAACATACCTATCAATAATGGAAGTAGCCGAGTTATTGAAAAAGGACCGACTGCTAAACAAGGACAAAGATTTTACCTCAGAGCTAACAACTGACAAAATAATCGTCATAGACTTCTCTGCAAACAGCGAGCTCTATGGCGAAGAGGAAGCCTGGATAATCAAACACTTAGTTGACTACATAGTAACAAAGTTTGTCCGCTTCAGGAACACGCCAGTATTCATGCTCTTTGATGAGATCCAAAACATCCTCCAGTACCACTATGGAAGGCTTGCAATCGAGAAACTACATAGAGAAGGCAGATCCAATTGGGTAAACATAATCGCAGGAACACAATACATGTACGGCCTACCAGCCTTCCTAATCTATGGTGCAGCACACATAGGAATAGTTGGAAGAATAGCAAGTGCAGACGACGAAGCCCTGTTAAGCAAGGTCATAAGGGATTTTCACAGGATAAAAGAGCCAAGAGCTAAGACTTTTGATGATTATAGAAAGCTCAAGCCACAACTAAAAGGTAGAGGCTGGTTCTCCTTTGATAAAATGTATACTGAAAGAATGTATTTTCGCCCTCCACAAAGCCTGTGA
- a CDS encoding AbrB/MazE/SpoVT family DNA-binding domain-containing protein has protein sequence MDTNKEQGKETREPLAKFQAKLDKEGRVMIPKAVREAFEALANAYDLAFLDEQRQEILTAYKLLKAALLQIDGGKYLPQKVK, from the coding sequence ATGGACACTAACAAAGAACAGGGAAAAGAAACAAGAGAACCATTAGCGAAGTTTCAGGCTAAATTAGACAAAGAAGGGAGAGTAATGATACCAAAAGCAGTTAGAGAAGCCTTTGAAGCACTTGCGAATGCCTATGACCTCGCCTTCCTTGACGAGCAGAGGCAAGAAATCCTAACGGCGTACAAACTGCTAAAAGCAGCACTATTACAAATAGATGGGGGGAAATACTTGCCACAAAAAGTTAAGTAG
- a CDS encoding AbrB/MazE/SpoVT family DNA-binding domain-containing protein, which translates to MGGEHMDTNKEQGKETREPLAKFQARIDRDGRLIIPRYIRDALNIEQGDYVKIILRKINVNLEERTIYVLNQAQVISKVGRKGAVHIPNDLRRDLNIQPDELVEVILLDFYKRKVPDENTQFKYVFLNV; encoded by the coding sequence ATGGGCGGTGAGCACATGGACACTAACAAAGAACAGGGAAAAGAAACAAGAGAACCATTAGCGAAGTTTCAGGCTAGGATAGATAGAGATGGAAGGCTAATTATCCCGAGGTACATCAGAGATGCCTTGAATATCGAACAGGGCGATTATGTCAAGATAATACTAAGAAAAATCAATGTAAACCTTGAGGAAAGGACTATATATGTACTTAACCAGGCTCAGGTAATTTCAAAAGTTGGAAGAAAAGGAGCAGTTCACATCCCAAATGACCTTAGGAGGGACTTAAACATTCAGCCAGATGAACTTGTTGAGGTTATACTACTTGACTTCTACAAGAGAAAAGTTCCTGATGAAAACACTCAATTCAAGTATGTTTTTTTGAACGTTTAA
- a CDS encoding coiled-coil domain-containing protein: MRYSRRPGPGRPRKYGEDLKKLQAHVPESTYDALYEMKETLGVSLPELLTWLVRLAKGNIEKLKILAQYTHLREYISKLEKKYSELEAKFLKLQDDYERVLKERDALREEVKALKAELAELKRQLKMSARERQAEDLRLEIYEILDKYGRDGSIKMLDLLKRLGYSGDYLRHAKEFLERWFVDQGRILVSEELGLVVEKDLRFRELGWIVRVAKRDEEKFRSSGITEGVVA; the protein is encoded by the coding sequence ATGAGGTATAGCAGGCGCCCTGGGCCAGGAAGGCCTCGAAAGTATGGAGAGGATCTAAAGAAACTTCAAGCCCATGTACCTGAATCTACTTATGACGCCTTATATGAGATGAAAGAGACTCTTGGAGTTTCATTACCTGAGCTTCTCACATGGCTCGTTAGGTTGGCAAAGGGGAACATTGAAAAATTGAAAATTCTGGCTCAGTACACACACCTTAGGGAGTATATATCTAAACTTGAGAAAAAGTATTCTGAGCTTGAGGCTAAGTTTCTGAAGCTTCAGGATGATTATGAGAGGGTTTTGAAAGAGCGTGATGCTCTTCGCGAGGAAGTGAAGGCTCTGAAGGCCGAGCTGGCTGAACTCAAGAGACAGCTAAAGATGAGTGCAAGAGAGCGCCAGGCTGAGGATCTCAGGCTCGAAATCTACGAAATCCTCGACAAGTATGGTAGAGATGGCAGTATAAAGATGTTAGATCTTCTCAAGAGGCTTGGTTATTCTGGTGATTACTTGAGGCATGCTAAGGAGTTCCTGGAGCGCTGGTTTGTAGATCAGGGCAGGATTCTAGTCTCTGAGGAGTTGGGGCTTGTAGTTGAGAAGGATTTGAGGTTTAGGGAGCTCGGTTGGATTGTTAGGGTTGCAAAACGGGATGAGGAGAAATTTCGCTCATCAGGAATAACTGAGGGGGTGGTTGCATGA
- a CDS encoding DNA replication complex GINS family protein: protein MTEVVAVVLTDIGSWRKGDYISLDIESFRELFKKGVVDFANLSDFINEVAKLRYLEAKSTELQELEDDFYEKVKLVEEVLLARARRADAYALDTLGRFRLHVRKLKMTRLEKIFYAALIRPNSLEIENKLTKEERVFYRRWSEELRGFLDGGVVNE, encoded by the coding sequence ATGACTGAGGTTGTGGCGGTTGTATTGACGGACATTGGAAGCTGGAGAAAAGGGGATTATATCTCTTTGGATATTGAAAGCTTCAGGGAGCTTTTCAAGAAGGGTGTCGTTGATTTTGCGAATTTGAGTGATTTCATTAATGAAGTGGCAAAGCTAAGGTATTTGGAGGCTAAATCTACTGAGTTGCAGGAGCTTGAGGATGACTTCTATGAGAAAGTCAAGCTTGTTGAGGAAGTTTTGTTGGCAAGGGCTAGGAGGGCTGATGCTTATGCCTTGGACACTCTTGGCAGGTTTAGGCTTCATGTTAGGAAGCTCAAGATGACTCGTTTAGAGAAGATCTTCTATGCTGCTCTCATCAGGCCAAATAGTCTCGAAATCGAGAATAAGCTAACAAAAGAGGAGAGGGTGTTCTATAGGAGGTGGAGTGAGGAGTTACGCGGATTTCTCGATGGGGGTGTTGTGAATGAGTGA